The sequence below is a genomic window from Acanthopagrus latus isolate v.2019 chromosome 12, fAcaLat1.1, whole genome shotgun sequence.
GGGAACCCACACAGGTCAGAAACCATTTACTTGCAAAACGTGGGAAAGATTTTAGATTTCTTTCTTCCTTAACACGTCACATGAGAACTCGGTGAGAAGTCGTAACCTTGCAAGACCTGAAGAAACATGGTCACATGTAGCATGTAGCTGTTTGCTTTGCTCCATGCTGTGCCGACTGTGATTGCCTTGGACCTGAGTGCCTTTGTTAAATTGAGAAGTAGTCCTTTAAGAGATGAAAAGGTCCCTGGGTGAAACCCCCAGGGTGGCGTTGTTTAGCGTAAAAGTTCATTCTTAATCGAGTGCTGCCCAGAGCATGCTCCTCGTGCCACCACAGATGTATCAGCAAGGGTGACAAGGCTGAATACAAGGCTGTGATGGACAACTTTGTCACATGGTGTGTGCTAAACTAATAAATGAAcccataaaaatgaataaagaaccacctgcagctcagcacaacaaagaccaaagagctggtggtaGATCTGAGGAGAACCAGGACACCAATTACCCCAGTTTCCATCTTGGGGCTTAATGTGGACAACGTTGAACACTACATATATCTGGGGGGGTTCAttgacaataaactggactggactacGAACACTGAAGTCCTTTACAAGAAGGAACAAAGGCTTCTCTATTTTACAAGGAGGCTCCACTCCTTTAACATCTGCTGGACTATCCTGAGGATGCTTcatgagtctgtggtggccagtgctattctgtttgctgttgtgtgctgaggcagcagacagagagcagcaggtgcCAGCAGACTCAACAAGCTGATCAGAAAGGTCAGTGACGTTGTGGGGGTGGAGCTGGACACTTTGACAGcagtgtcagacaggaggatgctGTCGAAGTTGCGGGCGATACTGCAGTATggctctcaccctctccacaaCGCTCTGATCAAACCGAGGAGCACCTTCAGCGACTAATTAGGATAAGACTAATTGCTCCTAAATGGACCAATAAGTGCCACAGGagtcattcctgcctgtggccaactcctccctctgatgaTCAAACTCATATGGctatttatataaaacaaaacaaactaattattcattctcatttcatttataatgctaaccatttcactgtatattgtatatatttccagattctcttattattgtattattttattacattttattttactgtcttttaaactgtttgttttcacttatGCTGTTCTATTCTACTTTTCATGGAGCAtatggaacaaaaacaaatttccCCCCGGGAATCAATAAAGGATTCTGATTTTGATTGTGTAAGCTAATCCACTGCACACATCCCATTCAGCTCGTTATGGCTAAAGATCACACAGAATTTTTGAGCTTTCACCTGTTCAACTCTCCCTCTCATTCTGGGCCTTCCCCTGCTTGCCAAGCACAACCCTCAGATTAACTGGTCATCTGGAGAGATTTTGGGTTGGAGTAAGAGTTGCTTGTCCACCTGCTTGCCTCACCACCCCAGACTTCCCGGACATCTCTGGTGTTCCTGCTTGTTACCTGGACCTAAAGGAGGTGTTCAACAAGGCCCGAGCTACTTTGTTGCCTCCCCACCGGTCGTGCGACTGCTGCATTGATCTGCTTCCTGGTTCGTCTCCTCACAGAGGCCGGCTCTACTCGCTGTCTACCTCAGAGAAGGAGGCAATACAGACATACATTCACTTTTCTCTGGACACTGGGATCATCCGgccatcttcctctcctgctggaGCAGGATTTTTCCATGTTGATAAAAAGGATAAGACTCTCCGTCCCTGTATTGCCTACTGAGGCCTGAACAACATCACCATTCAGAACAGGTACCCCCTTCCTCTTATTTCATCCACTTTTGGACTTTTacaagatgctgtttttcaccAACCTAGACCTAATGCTTATCATCTGGTCAGAATAGGAGAGGTGGATGAGTGGAAGACTGCTTTTAGTACTCCTAGTGGGCATTATTAATATCTAGTGATGCCTTTTGGACTAACAAATGCTCCAGCTTTTTCCAGGCGCTAATAAACAATGTCCTCCAGGATATGCTGgaccagtttgtttttgtgtatttagaTGACATTCTTAGGGCTCGTCCTCTGTCCTCCTTGGCgttgtttcaagaatatttctgtgttattttctcttctgatgaGCAGATGCACATCCAGCTTGTGCACCAGGtgctgcagcgtctcctcaACCACCCGctctttgtttcatgtttcactgtcatttttggattttgtgGTTTTGGGCAACACCATCCAGGTGGACCCTGCTTTAGTCAGAGGAAAACTTCAGCCCTGTGCCTTCCTGTCCAGGATCTTTCGCCTGCTTAGAGGAACTACGATATGGGCAATAGGGAATATTAGTAGTGAAGTCTGCCATCCTGCTGTCAAGAGAACATGCCTTGTCATCAAACAACGGTTCTGGTGGCCCGCCATCGAAAAGGAGGTGGGCGAGTTTGTGGCCGTCCGTCAGGTCTGGGCAAGGAACAAGGTCTCTCGACACCCTCTAGCAGggctcctctgtcctcttccagTGCCCCATCGCCTCTGGTCTGACATCTAACTGTAGTGGACAGACTTTCTAAAATCGTTCACTTTGTCCCGAGAGGAACAAAGTGAACCATGTTGTGGTTGTAATGTTGCGGCATGTTGTCTGCTTACATGGGTTCCTGAAGGACATAGTGTCAGATCGGGGATCGCAGTTCGCCTTCTGGTTTTGGAAGGCCTTCTGCTCTCTCCTAGGCGCTACTGTCAGCCTCACTTCTGGATATCAACCCCAGTCCAATGGCCAGACTGAGAGTCTTAACCAGGAGCTAGAGACCGGACCAAGTTGTCTGGTCTCTGAGAAACCAGCTACATGGAGCAGAGACCTCATCTGGGTTGAGTGTGCCCACAACACCCTGCTCTGTTCTGCCTCTGGTCTTTCCCCCTTCCAGTTCGCCTACAGTTATCAGCCGCCACTGTTTCCagtcctggaggaggaggtcagcGTCCCTTCAGCTCAGGCCCTCATTCGTTGTTGCCGCAGAACCTGGACTGGGGCTCATCAGGTGCTGAGCTCAGCCAGGACCAAGTGTATTGCCAGTGGATTAGCAGGGCCTGAAGAGAGTTGATGGGTCTCATCCAGTAACATTATGGACCCCACTCTCATCCAGGATTTCCACTGCCGCCACCCTGACCAGCCTGGGACTTCATGTGCCGTCCCTAGAGGAACGGGCACTGTTATGACTCGCTCCACGTTATAGTTTTCTCcctgtgttattttgttgtatttaccTTTACTCTTGTTTCAGATCCCCTCTCCTTGTCCGTGTgggttcctcctcctccttcgccATACCCCTGCTGGATTTGTTAGCCTCTGCTGAATGACCTCCCGCACAAGACTGTTACTTTGCCTCACTCTGTGTCGAGTCCTGCTTTTGAGTTCACACCACTGTTCTTGCCCAGTCGTGATAATAGTTTAAAGTTTAATCAACAAATTATTGttgaacttttgttttattttggtgtgaCAGTATAATGGACCATATTCTGTTTAACAACCTGCCATAAACAAGGTTTTTGATGTGCAAAAGTCATATTCTGAAACTGATAAGTCAACTGTGTCATGATGTTACTCTTTTTTAGTTAAGTCAGAAGTATCTTTAGAGTTGTCCATTTTGATTCCAGTTTTATGAAGTTTATATCATCTTGGGCAGTGTTTCATATCAGTACTGTAATATGTGTATGAAGGACTGAGAGGGTTAAAAGCTCTGAATTTGGGAGTTCCTTATTTAACAGTATCACTGGATTCATACAAAGGATAATGAACAATGGAAATGTTACTTTTCACACTATTTGTTtgattattgtgtgttttttaatttcttattgTACCATATTTGTCATTGAAGGTTTAAAGTTACACTTtggattttattatttcattttatagtTGTCTAAGTTACACATAACTACATACTGCAGGCAAAAGCTAACGGTAATGTTTTGACATGCATACATAACATTTATATCAAAGATAATATGTAAAGAGTTTGAAGCACAAGGGGTGTAAGTGACATTTTGGTTGAAAATAAGTTTTATACATCATTTTAAAGGTCCTGATGAGCTCTATCAAATGGTAAAAAATATGGTCCCAATAatagttactttttaaaataaagactgaaaacaaaaaggcataAGTGAAAAACTTCAATTGAGTTTGGAGCGAAATAGGCATCATCCATGCACTGAGCTTGAAAGAAATAATTCTGTAAAATATgaattcagtcaagcctaatGTGTATAAAAGTGTAGCCTGCtcaaatatgctgtttttaatCAAGTAATTACAACCAATGCAAAGTTTATTTTAGCTGtaaaattctgaaaatgtcacttacGCCCCttgtagaacctctgtatccatACGCTGAAACTCTAACCCGAAATACAGTGCTAAGCCCAGTTGTGCTAATGCGTAAagatacggaggttctacagCTGACAAAaagtagtgccaaaagaaagggcggtctgacggtgATGTAAAGAGTGAAGAGTAATGTGTGAATTTTCTATAATGTACACATGAACTGATATCgattttttttaggtgggccttgttttaggtggttaaaatttGCTTTGTATCTGGACCCGTTGACTGTTACtcaaagctgagcgtctgggctggagcaacacttgcttctccaaactgagacTGTGCTGATCGGcaattacggtagggaacagactgACGATAGATACtgtatgtactttatatgaccgCACTTCAAAAAACCgaaactatccctttaatagATGGAGTACACAAACATAATATAAACATACTGTGTGAAAAGAGAGTTTGACAATGGTTTTAAACATAGttaattcaattaatttaaattacatgaaagaaatggaaattaTAATTAAAAGGTCTTTTTGAGTCTGCTTAGCAACTGGAGAACTTTCGTTGGCCTAatcattttctctcagtttaAAACTGTAGTCAGATATGTTTTAAACAAGTttgtaattaaatgtttcagtcagaAGCGGAACTAAAAGCCTCGCCGCTTCTGCTGTCGGAGCTTTAGAGCGTGACACCCAGCGGAAGTAAACAGTAGCAGCTAGCAGCATTAGCTGGCTGTGtgtaatgaatgaagtgaagacGGTACTGAGTCACAGCGCAGCTCATTATTGAACGAGTAATTAAAGAAGAATGAGTTCAGTTGAGagtttgagagagtttgtcaacgagcgactaactgctgctgctgaagaaatattcagagtttttaaaacaactatcGTCCAGTACGAGGAAGAGATCGATCGGCAGCGCGTCATGCTGGATATCTGCTGGAAACCCCAAGTAAAGTTACACAGGATAGGTGAGTaaaagtttcttattttaataagaCTAATGTTCAGAGCCCTGGAGCGGCCACAGAGGAGCGAAGTGAAATTGGTTTTATATTCGTCATtcgcttgtttgtttgttgttgttgtttttttttctgtttccaacCTTAATAGCGTAACGAAAACCGCAGCAATTCCAGCCTGGTTGGAATTATTTTGTACAGATAAGTACGACAGACATTTCACAGGCCTCATCAACTCACTCAGTGTCTGTGGTGAAAACTCAAAGTGACAGCGCATAATGTCCATCAGAGTGCCGTGCGGCGCTTAGGGACCATCATAAAATTGCATCTCTGATTTTTCAGTTTGGACAATCAAAGAAAATAACGACAACACAAAAatactgtctgtttttcagctTATTATAGATCTTTCACAACCACTatctcccagaaaaaaaaaacccatttaaaaaTATACTATAAAGAAGAAGTGTTCAGTCAAGATTAGATATTAATATTTCTcggttttattttaaaatagcTCTTAGGAATTCCAACATACCAACACCAAAACACTTCTGATCTGTTTTAAAGGTGAGTACTGATCTTTCACGACATTATCTCCCAGAAAATACCCAAACATTTGAATATATCCCAGAAACGATGAGTGTCCAGTGAGAATCATATGAAATGAGGCGGTTCCGCTGGTACCAGTCCACACAAAGTCCTTAATAAGTTCTCTGTGGGTTCTGTCGTCCCCCGAGAACCAACTCCATATGTTAACCATAAATGATATTGCGTGTAGTGCTGTGCCATATGGACAAAAAGTTATGTCCTGATAACGAAATATATATCCTGGTGTGTCTTTAAGTGGTAGAACAGACTGGACGTGTTTTGAGTCGCTAGTAACAACTTGTTGGCGGCATGTTTTGCAGTTTACCGTTGTCCGGTCGGTGCCTGACTTTTAAAACCCAAACGAAAGCCAACGATGGAATTCCGGTCCCCCCTGTTCGGCACAAATCCTCTTGGGGTTCTCCTTCTGTATCCGCAGCTGATGTAACGTTAGTAGTAAAGTTAGTTTCGTCTTCCATTGCACTACCTTCCGTCTCCGCCATGCTGCTTTACCTCTGTTTACTCCCGAGCGACAGGTGCCGCAAAGGAGTCCTTGCGGGTGACGTAAAAATGCTACCACAAAGCAGTAGCGTTGCTGCAGCTACATCATACGATGAACTTGTTTTGAACTCAAATTTTGGATATCCAACGGTCATTCCGTCGCTGAGTTGTGCTTTACACGGCGTATTAAATTACAACTGTCGTGTAAATTAACATGTGTGTAGCAACAGTGTTAATCACGTAGCCTACATGTTAAAATTAGGATATAAACAACAGAGGGTTATATCCTACGTAGACATTGTTGTATCCCACTACGATATATATGGATTGTAATATCACACAGCTCTAATCACGTGTGTCAGTTTATATCATTAATTCtctgtattttgttgtgtgtccctccagagctcccacagcaacatgtctgtaaggaggaggaggttctggctgaccagcagctctgtaaccaggagagaagctccagtctggaccaagaggacccagagcctccagagattaaagaggaacaggaggaactctgcaccagtcaggagggagagcagcttgtacTGAAGGTGGAGACGGATACCGTCATGTTGACTCCAGCTCATGAGGAAAGTGgccacagtgaagcagaaccaacaagtgaccaccagctcctctctaACAACTCTCATGTAGCTGAGAGCCGAGaccagaaaggaggaaaacatggagactctggatcagctggagatggagagctgaagaaaaagaaaagacatcacagaaacaataaaaactctACCTCATCAGACATTCAACACAACACTCACCCAGGTGAAAAGCCTTTCAACTGTGACACATGTGGAAAAACTTTTAAGATTAAGTCCCAACTGAATTCACACCTAAGAACCCACACAGATGAGAAACCGTATTCTTGCAAAACATGTGAGAAGACTTTCAAGCTAAACAGTAACTTAAAAGAtcacatgagagtccacacaggtgagaaaccgtattcatgcaaaacatgtgggaaagctTTCAACCTCCATGCACACTTAACACGTCACATAAGAATCCACACCGGTGTGAAACCGTTTACTTGCAAGACATGTGGAAAAGCTTTCAGCCAACATGCACACTTAACAAttcacatgagaacccacacaggtgagagacCATATTCTTGCCAAACATGTGGGAAAGATTTCAAGTCTCATGGTGAATTGAATCaacacatgagaacccacacaaATGAGAAGCCATTcacttgcaaaacatgtgggaaagctTTCAGGTTTAAACCTTCCTTCAAACgtcacatgagaacccacacaggtgagaagccgttTACTTGTGAGACTTGTGGGACAGCTTTCAGCCAACATGCAAACCTAACAGttcacatgagaacccacacaggtgagcgGCCATATTCTTGCCAAACATGTGGGAAGACTTTCAAGCATCATGGTGCCTTTACACATCACATGAgaactcacacaggtgagaagtcGTAACCTTGCAACACCTGAAGAAAGATGTTCTGATCAGTGTGCTCTGTCGAGACATTTGATGATACGTACAGGCGAGTAGCCTTGTATTTCCGAAATATGTTGGAGGTGGTTCAGTTCTAGTGTTTCATGCATAATTGcagaactttaactttaaatgacATACTTGAAGAATCCTCAAAGGATCAATATACACAGGAGAAATGATGAGCTGATGCTGAATGTGAACAATTTCCCCTTGAGAAGatgtcaaaatatgtttgtgtctaTCTTCATGCTAATTTGCCCATATTTGTTAACACGATGATTAAAAAGTCGAGTGAGTCAGTCTCATGTGTCCCACTTATTATCGCTCCTCGTGTCCTGCTTTTATATAAACAGTTATATGTTAAATACTTGTAGTTTTTACAGTAGATTCCATGTATGTAACCAAAAAGTTAGCTGTTAGTTCAAAGTAGCAGTTTAGAAAAGAGTCCCACATTTCTTTGTGGAATTAAGCAGAGTAGATCTACACCTTAACAGAAGGAGTACACAAATATagtgtaaacacactgtgtgaaaaGAGTATGAAAATGGTGTTAAATATAGTTAATTACATGATTTTATATAATGTAAGcgatgtaaaaaatgaaaagtattttttgagTCTGCTTAGCAACTGCAGAACTGCATTTGTTGGCCTAATAATTTCTTTAAGTTTAAAACTGTAGTCAGATATGTTTTAAACAAGTtctgaattaaatgtttcagtctgaAGCGGAACTAAAAGCCTCCGCACTTCCGCTGTCGGAGCTTTAGAGCGTGACACCCAGCGGAAGTAAACAGTAGCAGCTAGCAGCATTAGCTGGCTGTGtgtaatgaatgaagtgaagacGGTACTGAGTCACAGCGCAGCTCATTATTGAACGAGTAATTAAAGAAGAATGAGTTCAGTTGAGagtttgagagagtttgtcaacgagcgactaactgctgctgctgaagaaatattcagagtttttaaaacaactatcGTCCAGTACGAGGAAGAGATCGATCGGCAGCGCGTCATGCTGGATATCTGCTGGAAACCCCAAGTAAAGTTACACAGGATAGGTGAGTaaaagtttcttattttaataagaCTAATGTTCAGAGCCCTGGAGCGGCCACAGAGGGGGACCAGAGCACAGGCAGTATAGGCAAATATCAGAGGCGCCGCCATCAGCGGGGGGCGCCGAAAACtggggaaaacaaaataataataaactatataTGTAGTTTGGGTTAAttctctgtctcttgttgtttgtccctccagagctcccacagcaacatgtctgtaaggaggaggaggttctggctgaccagcagctctgtaaccaggagaggaactccagtctggaccaagaggacccagagcctccagagattaaagaggaacaggaggaactctgcaccagtcaggagggagagcagcttgtacTGAAGGTGGAGACGGATACCGTCATGGTGACTCCAGCTTATGAGGAAAGTgaccacagtgaagcagaaccaACAAGTGACCACACAGGTGAGAGGCCCTATACTCACAAAACATGTGGGAAGACTTTTAATCAAACCAGAATGTTAACAGttcacatgagaacccacaggtgagaaaccataATTCTGCCTGGGCAAAGTTTGTCTGATCAGAATTAGAATCATAAATCCTTTTATGTTCTGCTGGTGGGGATGtttgtttgtcccagcagcCAAATGACAGAATCTTTCAAAAGACAAAGccaatagcaaaaataaacagtataatCAACAAGGTAAGAAATACAATAGACTTAAATTCGGGGTGTAACAATACATGTATTTGTATCAAACCGGTTCAGTACAGGACCTTCGGTTCGGTACAGGGCTGTGCACAGGTGAGTTCCCGGAAGAGAAGTTgcgtgtgtttattttccacctGCAGATACACATGCAGCCCGTTTACGTCATAACTAACACTAGCGAGTAAACAGAGCGTGAAGACCCTCCTGTCGCTAACGTCTCCTGCTTGGGAACATTGCAGCTTCCTGGTTAAATTTTGCaataatttgttcattttaccTGTGGGGTCCCAGGTGTGCTGGAGGTGTGGTTTGAGAATCCCATCTCGAGAGGGGTCCTCATGTCTGCCAACCGGGAAAAACATTCTGATCGCCCTGCTCATCGATCCAAGTCCTGTATATGTGTATTCATTTTGACGTGGCTTGAACACTACTATTCCACACAGAGATCCCGAGTCTGCGACCTGCAAACCACTGTTAGACGAGCGCTACAGAGCACACAGTGACGGTGTGGGTGACTGTGACGATGCCCGTCCAAAAAAACCTGACTGTCAATAAAGTGTCCAAAAGTGCATATTTTCATCCTTACATCTTCGTAATGAAAGCCTGTACTCACAGATAACTCATGGGTGGAGTCAATGTGGACAAGTTAATCTTCCTGGCAAAAAATATGAAAGTTGAGTAAAACTGAACACGGCTACATGCTGGAACTGTTAGTGCTGCACTTTACTTGTGGAAAAGTTTTGTTAAAAGCTTTTAACAAGCTGTGAGGAATCTATTTTTATAGTATTTCATAGATTTTTTGTTTgagatacagtctgctctgacctctcttttatgtagctgcagtgtgatcagtctagtttattgtttatgtgaacacacaggtacttgtaagatgtcaccatctcaatgtccgTTCcctggatgttcacctgtgtgcagcgTTGTCTGTGCATGCAGAAATCCagcaccagctctttggtcttcccaTCACTGAACGGAAGGTGGTTCTGCTGGTaccagtccacaaagtccttaataagttctctgtaggctctgtcACTGTCCCCAAGAACCAACTCCAGATGTTAGccatatataatatatattgcATGTGTGGGTTTATATTATTaattctctgtcttttgttgtttgtccctccagagctcccacagcaacatgtctgtaaggaggaggaggttctggctgaccagcagctctgtaaccaggagaggaactccagtctggaccaagaggacccagagcctccagagattaaagaggaacaggaggaactctgcaccagtcaggagggagagcagcttgtagTGAAGGTGGAGACGGATACCGTCATGTTGACTCCAGCTCATGAGGAAAGTgaccacagtgaagcagaaccaacaagtgaccaccagctcctctctaACAACTCTCATGTAGCTGAGAGCCGAGaccagaaaggaggaaaacatggagactctggatcagctggagatggagagctgagggaaaagaaaagacatcacagaaacaataaaaactctACCTCATCAGACATTCAACACAACACTCACCCAGGTGAAAAGCCTTTCAACTGTGACACATGTGGAAAGACTTTTAAGTATGAGTCCGTATTGGTTAAACACAtaagaatccacacaggtgagaaaccttttatttgtgaattttgTGGGAGAGCTTTCAACTTCAAAACAAACTTAACACGTCACATGACAATCCACACAGCTGACAAACCGTATTCTTGCATAACATGTAGGAAGACTTTCACGCTAAGCAGTACCTTAAAAGATCACATgaaaacccacacaggtgagaaaccattTTCTTGCAAAAACTGTGGGAGCACTTTCAGCAAATGTTCAAACTTAACAGctcacatgagaacccacactGGTGAGAAACCATTTACTTGCAACACATGTGGGAAAACATTCAACCAGCATGCACACTTAAGAACCCACATGATGATCCACACAGGTAAGAAACCTTTTACCTGTGAAATCTGTGGGAAGGCTTTCAGATGTCGGGCTTTATTAAGTTatcacatgagaatccacacaggtgagaaaccattTACTTGCAACACATGTGGGAAAGCTTTCAAGACTCTTAGTGAATTGAATCAACACGTgaaaacccacacaggtgagagacCGTTCACTTGCCAAAGCTGTGGGAAAGCTTTCTTGAAACGTGCACACTTAACAGctcacatgagaacccacacagatGTGAAACCATATTCTTGCCAAACATGCAGGAAGGCCTTCAGGACTATTAGCAACTTAACTGTCCACATGACTACCCATACGGGGGAGGGGTCATTTTCTTGCAACGCATGTGAGAGGACATTCTCTTTTCAGTCTGCTTTGAACAAACACTTGAGAGTCCACACAGATGAGAGGCCGTTTACTTGCAGCACATGTGGGAAAACTTTCAAGTCTCATGGTGAAGTGAATCAACatatgagaatccacacagatGAGAGGCCGTTTACTTGCAACACGTGTGAGAAGACATTCTCCTTTAAGTCTGCTTTGAAAAAGCATTCAAGAGTCCACATAGGCGAGAGGCCGTTTACTTGCAACACATGTGGGAAAACTTTCAAGTCTCATGGTGacttgaataaacacatgaaaaccCACACCAGTGGGAAGCCTTATTCTTgtaaaacatgtgggaaagatTTCAGGAATCGTAGTCACTTAACAGctcacatgagaatccacacaggtgagaagccgtattcttgcaaaacatgtgggaagaCTTTCAGGTCTTGTAGTCACTTATTACAACATAcgagaatccacacaggtgagaaaccgtaTTCTTGCAAAACGTGTGGGAAAGATTTCAGATTTCGTCCTTCCTTTATGCGTCACATGAgaactcacacaggtgagaagtTGTAACCTTGCAAGACCTTTGGAAAGATGGTCTGATCAGTCTGCTTTGATGAGACATTTGATGACACGTACAGGCGAGTAGCCTTTTATTTGCAAAATATGTTGGAGGTCAGTGGCGTGCATAGAGTTTTTGAAGGGCGggggcaaaaataaaaaaatgacacatacCAGGAGGGCACTTTAACGTGCATTTTTCAACAATTGCTCATGATCAATCATATTGAATAGGACGCTGTAAAACCAGATGGACAAATT
It includes:
- the LOC119029390 gene encoding zinc finger protein 883-like isoform X3 — its product is MSSVESLREFVNERLTAAAEEIFRVFKTTIVQYEEEIDRQRVMLDICWKPQVKLHRIELPQQHVCKEEEVLADQQLCNQERNSSLDQEDPEPPEIKEEQEELCTSQEGEQLVLKVETDTVMVTPAYEESDHSEAEPTSDHTELPQQHVCKEEEVLADQQLCNQERNSSLDQEDPEPPEIKEEQEELCTSQEGEQLVVKVETDTVMLTPAHEESDHSEAEPTSDHQLLSNNSHVAESRDQKGGKHGDSGSAGDGELREKKRHHRNNKNSTSSDIQHNTHPGEKPFNCDTCGKTFKYESVLVKHIRIHTGEKPFICEFCGRAFNFKTNLTRHMTIHTADKPYSCITCRKTFTLSSTLKDHMKTHTGEKPFSCKNCGSTFSKCSNLTAHMRTHTGEKPFTCNTCGKTFNQHAHLRTHMMIHTGKKPFTCEICGKAFRCRALLSYHMRIHTGEKPFTCNTCGKAFKTLSELNQHVKTHTGERPFTCQSCGKAFLKRAHLTAHMRTHTDVKPYSCQTCRKAFRTISNLTVHMTTHTGEGSFSCNACERTFSFQSALNKHLRVHTDERPFTCSTCGKTFKSHGEVNQHMRIHTDERPFTCNTCEKTFSFKSALKKHSRVHIGERPFTCNTCGKTFKSHGDLNKHMKTHTSGKPYSCKTCGKDFRNRSHLTAHMRIHTGEKPYS
- the LOC119029390 gene encoding zinc finger protein 345-like isoform X1; the protein is MSSVESLREFVNERLTAAAEEIFRVFKTTIVQYEEEIDRQRVMLDICWKPQVKLHRIELPQQHVCKEEEVLADQQLCNQERNSSLDQEDPEPPEIKEEQEELCTSQEGEQLVLKVETDTVMVTPAYEESDHSEAEPTSDHTELPQQHVCKEEEVLADQQLCNQERNSSLDQEDPEPPEIKEEQEELCTSQEGEQLVVKVETDTVMLTPAHEESDHSEAEPTSDHQLLSNNSHVAESRDQKGGKHGDSGSAGDGELREKKRHHRNNKNSTSSDIQHNTHPGEKPFNCDTCGKTFKYESVLVKHIRIHTGEKPFICEFCGRAFNFKTNLTRHMTIHTADKPYSCITCRKTFTLSSTLKDHMKTHTGEKPFSCKNCGSTFSKCSNLTAHMRTHTGEKPFTCNTCGKTFNQHAHLRTHMMIHTGKKPFTCEICGKAFRCRALLSYHMRIHTGEKPFTCNTCGKAFKTLSELNQHVKTHTGERPFTCQSCGKAFLKRAHLTAHMRTHTDVKPYSCQTCRKAFRTISNLTVHMTTHTGEGSFSCNACERTFSFQSALNKHLRVHTDERPFTCSTCGKTFKSHGEVNQHMRIHTDERPFTCNTCEKTFSFKSALKKHSRVHIGERPFTCNTCGKTFKSHGDLNKHMKTHTSGKPYSCKTCGKDFRNRSHLTAHMRIHTGEKPYSCKTCGKTFRSCSHLLQHTRIHTGEKPYSCKTCGKDFRFRPFLKELKFLKGGGKNKKMTHTRRAL
- the LOC119029390 gene encoding zinc finger protein 260-like isoform X2; protein product: MSSVESLREFVNERLTAAAEEIFRVFKTTIVQYEEEIDRQRVMLDICWKPQVKLHRIELPQQHVCKEEEVLADQQLCNQERNSSLDQEDPEPPEIKEEQEELCTSQEGEQLVLKVETDTVMVTPAYEESDHSEAEPTSDHTELPQQHVCKEEEVLADQQLCNQERNSSLDQEDPEPPEIKEEQEELCTSQEGEQLVVKVETDTVMLTPAHEESDHSEAEPTSDHQLLSNNSHVAESRDQKGGKHGDSGSAGDGELREKKRHHRNNKNSTSSDIQHNTHPGEKPFNCDTCGKTFKYESVLVKHIRIHTGEKPFICEFCGRAFNFKTNLTRHMTIHTADKPYSCITCRKTFTLSSTLKDHMKTHTGEKPFSCKNCGSTFSKCSNLTAHMRTHTGEKPFTCNTCGKTFNQHAHLRTHMMIHTGKKPFTCEICGKAFRCRALLSYHMRIHTGEKPFTCNTCGKAFKTLSELNQHVKTHTGERPFTCQSCGKAFLKRAHLTAHMRTHTDVKPYSCQTCRKAFRTISNLTVHMTTHTGEGSFSCNACERTFSFQSALNKHLRVHTDERPFTCSTCGKTFKSHGEVNQHMRIHTDERPFTCNTCEKTFSFKSALKKHSRVHIGERPFTCNTCGKTFKSHGDLNKHMKTHTSGKPYSCKTCGKDFRNRSHLTAHMRIHTGEKPYSCKTCGKTFRSCSHLLQHTRIHTGEKPYSCKTCGKDFRFRPSFMRHMRTHTGEKL